DNA sequence from the Nitrospirota bacterium genome:
ATGACGACGACGCTGTTCTGGCTGGCGAACTCGGTAAACCCCCCGCTGCTCAGTATGGCGTCGAGCGTCGTCATCCCGTCGATGAAGGGGAGCATGCCCGGGGTCTTCACCGCACCGATCACCTTGATCCGCCGCTCCACGTTCAAGGGGACGAAGATCACGTCGTTCGGCTGCAGGAGCAGGTCCTGGGAGACATCGCCCTGCCGCACCAGTTTATAGAAATCGACAGTGAGCTTTTTGCCCTCCCTCATCAGGTAGGCGCTCCTGAGATCGGCATCCATCTTGAACCCGAGCAGCGAGAGCAGCTGAATGAGCGTGGTATCCCGCTTGAGCGTTATCGCGCCCGAGGTCGTGCCCGAGACGGACCCGCCGTCGCCACCGCTCGAAAGGCCCTCGCCGAGGATATATACCTTGTAGCTGTTCACTTTCGTAATCACGACGCTCACGGTCGGTGTCTTTATGAACTTGCCGAACTCCTTCTCGAGGAGCGCTTTCAGCTCCTGGGAGGTGAGGCCCGACGCCTTGACCTCGCCGACGAAGGGGACCGAGATCATGCCTCCGGGCCGTACCGGCACGGTCACGGTCAGCTCAGGGTGCCCCCACACGGAGAGCATCAGCTCATCCTCCTCGCCGATCGCATTGTATCCGCTGCAGAGCGCAGCAAAGCCCATTATCGATACCAGGACAACAACCGCTATGACAGGTATCCTTGTTCCCACGCTTCTTCCTCCTTGGTCAAGCAGAGCTCGGCGCCCGGCTGTCAGTCCTCAGCAGCCTGACAGCTGATTGCCGATAGCTGCCTTCATCATCGGGCCCCTCTGCCGAAGAGTATCACCTTAATGGTTTCCAGGATAATACCTATATCGAAGAGCATCGACATATGTTTAATATAGAAGAGATCGTAGCGGAGCTTCTCGATGGCGTCGTCCACCGACGATCCGTAAGGGTAGCGTATCTGCGCCCACCCTGTCAAACCCGGCTTGACGGCATGGCGCTGGGAGTAGAAGGGAATGATCTTGCTCAGCCCCTCGATGAACTCGGGACGTTCCGGCCGCGGGCCGATGAGGCTCATGTCGCCCCTGAGGATATTGAAGAGCTGCGGAAGCTCGTCGAGACGGCTCGTGCGCAGGAACCTGCCGATCCGCGTCACCCGCGGATCGTCCTGCTGCGCCCATACAGCGCCGCTGGACTTCTCCGCATCCTGGCGCATGGTCCTGAATTTATAAAGCGTGAAGAGCTTCCCCTGCTCCCCCATCCTCACCTGCCTGAACAGCACGGGGCCTTTCGAATCGAGCTTTATGAGCAGCGCGATGAACGGCGCCAGCGGCGCGGCCAGTATGCATCCGACAAGGGCGGCCGCGATATCGAAGAGCCGTTTCGCGGCCCGCTTCGGTTGTGTCAGCTTCAATTCGCCGCAGAAGATGAACCAGCTCGGGGTAATGTTCTCGATGAGGAGTTTGCCGGTAATATCCTCGTAAAACGACGGCGCGTCCAGGACATCGACCCCGTCGAACTTGCAATTGAGAACATCCTGCAGGGGGAAGACCCCCCGCCGTTCTGAGAGAGAGACGACGAGCCGCTGGATTCTCTCCCGTTTCACGATAGTACAGAGGTTCTTGCTCGTGCCGAGGATCGACCCTGCAGGGACCTGGGGCGGGGTGTCCTCTAGGGCGACGTATCCCGCAACCGTGTGACGGGAGTTCGCCGAGGAGATCACCTCGCTCATCTTGAGCGCAAGGGGACCGGTGCCGAGGATGAGCACCCTCCGGGCGAACCCCGGCGCACTGCTGGTGGACATGTAGCCCTGGTGCCAGAAAAACTGAAGAGCTCCGAAGACAGCGATCGACGCAAGGAGCAGGCGCCGTTCCAGCATAAGCGTGGGGACGATATAGAACAATGAGGACAGGAGGAGGAGGGTTATGAGCAGCGCCAGAACAATGCGTGCAAAACGCTCCCGCACGGGCATGAACTTGTTCGTATTATAGAGCTCGGTCATGAACGAGGAGAAGAGAATAACGCTTCCTATGAGCACTACCTGCACGAGGTCCCGTGGGGTCCCGATCTTCTGCCCGAGCAGGGCGTGCCCGGACCATACGGCCAGAACCGAAAGAGAGACATCACCGGCGATGAGGTGCGTCCTCCTCCTCATGGGATCAGGGGCGTTTCGTGCCCCTCAACTGCGAGAGCGCCTGGGCCGCTTCCTTCGCCTCCGGGAAGTCCCCTGCCCGGAGCGCCCGCTGGAGCGTATCCGCCGCCTTTGCGGCATCGCCCGTTTCCTTGTAGGCGAGCGCAAGGTGATAGCTCACCGACGGATTGTCCGGAAGCTGCTCCGAGGCCCGCTTGAGCACTTTCAGCGCATCCTCTTTCCTGCCGTTTTTAAGAAACACGAAGCCCAGGGTGTCCAGGATTTCGGGACGGTCGGGCGCCAGCTTATACGCCGTTACCGCAAGCTCGAGGGCCTTCTCCTTGCTCCCGTATCCCTGCGTATAAAGGTAGGCGAGGTTGTTCAATGCCGGGAGGTAATTCTCCGCTTTCGCAAGCACCTCCTGGTATTTCTTCACCGCCTCGGCCTTCTTGTTCGTCACCTCGAGGACCGCTCCCTGGCCGAAGAGCGCCTGCACATCCCGGGGATGGTGCCGCTCGATCTCCCGGTAGGTGCTCATCGCGAGCGTATAGTCTTTTTTCCGGGTATAGAGCGAGCCCAGTTTCAGTGAAGCGGCGAGGTCTTTCGGCTCCGTCTGCAGTCCTCTCTTGAGGCTTTCTATCGCCTTGTCGATCTTGTTCCGGTTCTCATAAACGGAGGCGAGGACCACATAGCCCGCTGCAGAGCGGGGTCTGTAATCGATTATCTTCTGGGCGGCCTCGGCAGCGCGCGCCTCGTCTCCCATGAGCGCATAGAGCATCGCCAGCTCGGCCCTCATCCCCACATTGTCGGGCTTCTCCGCAAGCTTCTTATCCAGGAGTCTTACTGCCGGCGCATAGTCTTTCATGGCAACGTAGGTGGCGACCAGGAGCGGCACCCCTCGTTCCGGACTCGCAGCCTCGATCTGCTGGAATGCCGACAGCGCCTCCTTGTATCTCTTTGCGCCGGCATAAACCCTCCCTTTTGCTTCGAGGGCCTCGAGCGCCTTGGGATGCGCCCGATGCATCTCATCGAGTATCCCTGCCGCCTTATCGACCTCTTTCTTCTTGGCATGATACTGGGCGAGGGCCAGAAAGGCTGCCGGACTCTGCGCCTCCTTCGCTTTCGTATAGAACGCCAGGGCATCGCCCTCCTTGCCCTGGAGCTCAAGCGTTGCCGCGGAGCCTAACAGGGCGGCGAGATTCTTCGGATCCCTCTGCAGTACCGCACGGTATTCCTCCATCGCCTTGGCATACTCACCCCTGGCCGTGTAGTATGTCGCCAGGTT
Encoded proteins:
- a CDS encoding polysaccharide biosynthesis/export family protein — its product is MGTRIPVIAVVVLVSIMGFAALCSGYNAIGEEDELMLSVWGHPELTVTVPVRPGGMISVPFVGEVKASGLTSQELKALLEKEFGKFIKTPTVSVVITKVNSYKVYILGEGLSSGGDGGSVSGTTSGAITLKRDTTLIQLLSLLGFKMDADLRSAYLMREGKKLTVDFYKLVRQGDVSQDLLLQPNDVIFVPLNVERRIKVIGAVKTPGMLPFIDGMTTLDAILSSGGFTEFASQNSVVVIRKEGDEVKNIEVRMKDVIKGGDLDKNLPLKPGDIVRVKSGIF
- a CDS encoding TIGR03013 family XrtA/PEP-CTERM system glycosyltransferase, whose translation is MRRRTHLIAGDVSLSVLAVWSGHALLGQKIGTPRDLVQVVLIGSVILFSSFMTELYNTNKFMPVRERFARIVLALLITLLLLSSLFYIVPTLMLERRLLLASIAVFGALQFFWHQGYMSTSSAPGFARRVLILGTGPLALKMSEVISSANSRHTVAGYVALEDTPPQVPAGSILGTSKNLCTIVKRERIQRLVVSLSERRGVFPLQDVLNCKFDGVDVLDAPSFYEDITGKLLIENITPSWFIFCGELKLTQPKRAAKRLFDIAAALVGCILAAPLAPFIALLIKLDSKGPVLFRQVRMGEQGKLFTLYKFRTMRQDAEKSSGAVWAQQDDPRVTRIGRFLRTSRLDELPQLFNILRGDMSLIGPRPERPEFIEGLSKIIPFYSQRHAVKPGLTGWAQIRYPYGSSVDDAIEKLRYDLFYIKHMSMLFDIGIILETIKVILFGRGAR